A genomic region of Equus caballus isolate H_3958 breed thoroughbred chromosome 1, TB-T2T, whole genome shotgun sequence contains the following coding sequences:
- the LOC138917130 gene encoding protein FAM170A-like, translating to MNRRQSGRKRPISETPEASTQEDRATQPTPSANRSRSSRPRKTLRLPETCVSSASAERTSHSSSYGSPKEKQWVRCAYYTQVRTVKGVAVAWQTESGFAPVDERPRVFEAELSQESTIGSPPSPADTESLLSDTEPCVQEAEAHTPAPAVQEQEAPPRAVTPEWLVTGEHGFRCVACCRVFPCPAAVVAHAERGVKEGFSCRVFYEELLERRRPASAPRRPRRCHLLAQRRLLAAKSREVRAKEEACLRLQARLQAQSQELRRLRSELAWLQRQEAWQRQGRGARPQGPRGTRLKGRAQAL from the exons ATGAATCGGCGGCAATCCGGGAGGAAGAGGCCTATCTCTGAGACCCCAg AGGCCTCAACCCAAGAGGACAGGGCCACACAGCCTACACCATCGGCAAACAGAAGCCggagctccaggcccaggaagaCCCTCCGACTCCCAGAGACGTGTGtctcctctgcttcagcggagcggacctcccactcctccagctACGGGTCGCCCAAAGAGAAGCAATGGGTGCGGTGCGCCTATTACACCCAAGTGCGCACCGTGAAGGGGGTGGCCGTCGCGTGGCAAACCGAAAGCGGGTTTGCACCCGTGGACGAGAGGCCCCGCGTCTTCGAGGCCGAGCTCTCCCAGGAGAGCACCATCGGCTCTCCCCCGAGCCCGGCTGACACGGAGTCCCTGCTCAGCGACACGGAGCCCTGTGTCCAGGAAGCCGAGGCGCACACCCCTGCGCCGGCCGTCCAGGAGCAGGAGGCGCCGCCCCGCGCGGTCACCCCGGAGTGGCTGGTGACCGGCGAGCACGGCTTCCGCTGCGTGGCCTGCTGCCGCGTGTTCCCGTGCCCGGCCGCCGTGGTGGCGCACGCCGAGCGCGGCGTCAAGGAGGGCTTCAGCTGCCGCGTCTTCTATGAGGAGCTGCTGGAGCGCCGGCGGCCCGCGTCTGCGCCGCGCCGGCCCCGacgctgccacctgctggcccagagGCGCCTGCTGGCGGCCAAGAGCAGGGAGGTGCGAGCCAAGGAGGAAGCCTGCCTGCGCCTGCAGGCGAGACTgcaagcacagagccaggagctgaggcGGCTGCGGAGCGAGCTGGCgtggctgcagaggcaggaggcctggcagaggcagggccgcGGGGCGCGGCCCCAAGGACCGCGGGGCACGCGCCTGAAGGGCCGCGCTCAGGCCCTGTGa